From a region of the Besnoitia besnoiti strain Bb-Ger1 chromosome I, whole genome shotgun sequence genome:
- a CDS encoding hypothetical protein (encoded by transcript BESB_009690) — protein MPSSFLLTIALFVLQCSVQLTFGLGVGTPHTATELRPSAPDDNHGTREGAGVHGGVSLLSSTEQANKLSDSGTERRVVRGQKATGQSKEEIQPRCDKSHKMRTERKLNTPRTSERQETGSGHVTQDRNLPLLESGADSQRITGTAQEPGASRRLQSQSSVLDSPLKGAENSSEDLQLSTDHGLDGNNLDGRQEHRAANELLKNEPAEFLDVPRSTGRNKKLSLALDAVVRNSAQSIISRDLPLNMDLTLSSGLVDEREAGRPRQLYVEKAPLVFLLSNLWNEYIMRPQSEGGTGVRAAADAEAAAYVSDLAASFWADLYGVSSTLKL, from the coding sequence ATGCCATCATCTTTTTTACTGACTATTGCCCTCTTCGTGCTACAGTGCAGCGTCCAGTTGACATTTGGGCTTGGCGTTGGCACTCCGCACACGGCAACTGAACTGCGCCCTTCTGCTCCAGATGACAATCATGGAACCCGGGAGGGCGCAGGCGTGCATGGTGGAGTCTCGCTCCTTTCCTCCACGGAACAGGCTAACAAACTGTCTGACAGCGGAACTGAGCGGCGTGTTGTCCGCGGCCAGAAAGCGACTGGTCAGAGCAAAGAAGAAATCCAGCCACGTTGTGACAAAAGCCACAAGATGAGGACAGAGCGGAAGCTAAATACGCCTCGCACGAGCGAACGTCAAGAAACTGGGAGCGGACATGTCACACAAGACCGAAATTTGCCTCTGCTGGAGAGTGGGGCAGACTCACAGCGTATAACAGGAACGGCTCAAGAGCCTGGGGCAAGTAGACGGCTTCAGAGCCAGTCGTCTGTGCTCGACAGTCCGTTGAAGGGCGCTGAGAACTCGTCTGAAGACCTGCAACTCAGCACAGATCACGGCTTGGACGGCAATAACCTAGATGGCAGACAAGAACATCGCGCTGCTAACGAATTACTGAAGAATGAACCTGCAGAATTCCTGGACGTTCCGCGCAGCACGGGACGCAATAAGAAACTCTCCCTAGCACTTGACGCGGTAGTGCGAAACAGTGCTCAGTCTATCATCTCACGAGACCTGCCTTTGAACATGGATCTAACCCTTTCTTCAGGGCTGGTAGACGAGCGCGAAGCAGGGCGTCCGCGGCAACTGTACGTGGAGAAGGCTCCACTGGTATTTCTTCTCTCAAATCTGTGGAACGAGTATATCATGCGGCCACAGTCTGAGGGAGGCACAGGGGTACGGGCAGCAGCGGatgcagaggctgctgccTATGTTTCAGATCTTGCGGCATCGTTCTGGGCGGATCTTTATGGTGTTTCATCAACACTGAAGCTGTGA
- a CDS encoding serine-threonine phosophatase 2C (PP2C) (encoded by transcript BESB_009700) — protein MKSSAEIRRTMEVPATIHAPLPPTSYPAFEAAVFTDIGGRKHQEDRFTVCPQLVPGREDCAFFGVFDGTVGDFASENVKDLVVPQLISSPAWQQVTELLRSDSPAAQVDEKLPSLLDQAVDYMYKNADNELVKMCEQLNKDYASSTSVTAVLANGYVAVGHLGDSRIAMGVETPNGMNCEFLTIDHKPDMPQEKLRIMRHGGSVEYLHNHNNKPFIRGGDFSFRKSRGEQPMQLQYSRAFGGKDLKMYGLSNQPDVRVVRLTPQHRVMILATDGLWDVMSAPQAIEIAMQARKEGRNPAQALVEITLAEQQSRNQSADNITAMTVFFKQAGEQ, from the exons ATGAAGTCCTCTGCGGAAATCAGGCGAACCATGGAGGTTCCCGCGACCATCCacgctcctcttcctccaACGTCGTATCCTGCTTTCGAAGCCGCAGTCTTCACAGATATCG GTGGTCGGAAGCACCAAGAAGACAGATTTACGGTTTGCCCGCAGCTCGTTCCTGGCCGCGAAgactgcgccttcttcggcgtcttcgatGGCACTGTTG GCGACTTCGCGAGCGAAAATGTCAAGGACCTTGTTGTTCCGCAGTTGAtttcttcgccggcgtgGCAGCAGGTCACGGAGCTGCTCCGGTCagactcgcctgcggcccAGGTCGACGAGAAActtccctccctcctcgACCAGGCGGTCGACTACATGTACAAAAATGCAGATAACGAACTCGTGAAGATGTGTGAGCAGCTCAACAAAGACTACGCCAGCAGCACCTCCGTCACGGCCGTGCTGGCGAACGGCTACGTAGCCGTTGGGCACTTG GGTGACAGCCGTATAGCGATGGGAGTTGAGACCCCGAACGGGATGAACTGCGAGTTCCTCACTATCGACCACAAGCCCGACATGCCTCAGGAAAAGCTGCGCATCATG CGTCATGGCGGCAGCGTGGAGTATCTTCACAATCATAATAACAAGCCCTTCATTCGCGGCGGTGACTTCTCCTTCCGCAAatcgcgcggcgagcagccgaTGCAACTGCAGTATTCGCGAGCCTTCGGA GGCAAGGACTTGAAGATGTACGGCTTGAGCAACCAACCGGATGTGCGCGTCGTGCGGCTCACGCCCCAGCACCGCGTGATGATTCTCGCCACTGACGGGCTCTGGGACGTCATGTCTGCTCCGCAAGCTATCGAGATCGCTATGCAAGCGCGGAAGGAAG GAAGAAAtccagcgcaggcgctggtGGAGATCACCCTCGCGGAGCAGCAGAGTAGGAATCAGAGCGCAGACAACATCACTGCAATGACAGTTTTCTTCAAACAGGCTGGCGAGCAGTAG
- a CDS encoding hypothetical protein (encoded by transcript BESB_009710), producing the protein MQPSPRRASQAKPTRAPPKLPSVSPWSSSESSDEQATPSAPAMQAERKRKGPPPLPSMPLPAGDAPVRDPSPMPDERRQPAVVDPGLDDAPVQRKKTAVVRKQSHLPASSALREDGAPPSPRPLRSQSAVRQAPSRQTSKQEPRVASLDGQSVDGGVTSPTRSLSPSRRSGASRKSPTKMASLASLASKVSMREDAPAKPSSPSQKAAPRGGGSPKKAAKEQPSKPSPKKLPPQSSGVGKMTTKSLMTRAVSQVSATSTRGSAKAKTGAGTPRTDPSRASSPSTGSGKRAENAAEKAARRSEEQRQKPKPARPFTGVREDDKLETMIKFAEKAVAGAKEQNDSGRKYSSRLKQLEESRDELQRKLQETRSEAEAEISELRKELAAKESALSVQNAARLHEAQQRVDDMERDLQNKIQRHADEKREAERARERLEKEIDDMRVQHKRDLAETARERQREVEKSEHKLQSMTDTIQSLSTSVAQLQEISDVSRSALQAMEERNKLVTAKLELLTKKDAEREKEMRKMMPTREAKRLAFRALQKGRAVEMIFHALSHANNTLFDKAWALAKMVEVSRLQQIVAHNKGVALASGIPAHSELLDQIVAPSNSRPSAARWMFSVFQGVVRLRLLSGFSALKGIMVESKREHTVRSLQDRFNEMRLNAYNDMVKRISATKIFCLLRILWMKSAYGCMFSLMTNAAGKKPMKNALSEASRYLEPAPTEPFAPDNFPFRVVSGEVQRVPLVGGPAVMGGKPLALGAYKNESFLNNDAPMAMQPYYYGQLPSVQRKRPQNVFIPMQEKPPIPTGYVGQGSYMDQQLTLGVPFSDLRGTQSTTFPVSHGTRLNVAPKNIPTGPYSPGSPGKIDEKASVFRMRTAQQDVQKRLWGGQNHELTASGLDRVVVGKPIS; encoded by the exons ATGCAGCCTTCACCGCGAAGAGCCTCGCAAGCGAAGCCGACTCGGGCTCCGCCGAAACtgccgtctgtctctccatGGAGTAGCTCCGAGTCCTCCGAcgagcaggcgacgccgtcggCTCCCGCCATGCAGGCCGAACGAAAACGCAAGGGGCCGCCTCCACTTCCCTCCATGCCGCTTCCTGCGGGCGATGCGCCGGTGCGCGATCCTTCTCCGATGCCTGACGAGCGCCGACAgcccgccgtcgtcgacCCCGGACTGGACGATGCGCCAGTGCAGCGGAAGAAAACCGCCGTCGTCCGCAAGCAGTCGCACCTGCcagcgtcctctgcgctACGTGAGGatggcgcgccgccctctccgcggccgctgcgcagtcAGTCGGCGGTTCGccaggcgccgtcgcggcagaCCTCGAAGCAAGAGCCGAGAGTGGCCTCCCTCGACGGACAGTCCGTGGACGGAGGCGTGacctcgccgacgcgcagtCTGTCGCCGTCTCGCAGGAGCGGCGCTTCGAGGAAGAGCCCGACGAAGATGGCAAGCCTTGCGTCTTTGGCCTCAAAGGTGTCGATGCGGGAGGACGCCCCAGCCaagccgtcgtcgccgtcgcagaaggcagcgccgcgcgggggggggtcgCCGAAGAAGGCTGCCAAGGAGCAGCCCTCCAAGCCTTCGCCGAAGAAGCTCCCCCCGCAGAGCTCGGGCGTTGGCAAAATGACCACAAAGTCCTTGATGACGCGTGCAGTTTCGCAGGTGTCCGCGACAAGCACCCGAGGCAGTGCCAAAGCTAAAACCGGCGCGGGCACGCCCCGCACGGATCCGTCCAGGGCGagctcgccgtcgacggGCTCCGgcaagcgcgcggagaacgccgcggagaaggccgcgaggcgcagcgaggagcAGCGACAGAAGCCGAAGCCGGCACGGCCCTTTACCGGCGTGCGAGAAGATGACAAGTTAGAAACGATGATTAAGTTCGCCGAAAAGGCCGTCGCGGGAGCCAAAGAGCAGAATGACAGCGGCAGGAAGTACAGCAGCCGTCTCAAGCAGCTCGAAGAGtcgcgcgacgagctgcagaggaaactgCAGGAAACGCGCTCGGAGGCCGAGGCAGAAATCTCTGAGCTGCGGAAAGAactcgcggcgaaggagagcgcCCTCAGCGTGCaaaacgccgcgcgcctgcatgaggcgcagcagcgcgtcgacGACATGGAGCGCGACTTGCAAAACAAAATACAACGGCATGCagacgagaagcgcgaggcggagagagcgagggagcGCCTTGAGAAGGAAATCGATGACATGCGCGTGCAGCACAAACGGGATctcgcggagaccgcgcgggagagacagcgggaaGTCGAGAAGAGCGAACACAAGCTTCAGTCGATGACAGACACGATTCAGTCGCTGAGCACGTCTGTCGCTCAACTCCAGGAAATCAGCGACGTGTCGAGGTCGGCGCTTCAAGCGATGGAGGAGAGGAACAAGCTGGTCACCGCGAAGTTGGAGCTTTTGACGAAAAAGGACGctgagcgcgagaaggaaatGCGGAAAATGATGCCGACTCGCGAAGCGAAGCGCCTAGCCTTTCGCGCCCTGCAGAAGGGAAGGGCTGTGGAAATGATTTTCCACGCTCTCTCCCACGCAAACAACACGTTGTTTGACAAGGCCTGGGCGCTGGCGAAGATGGTCGAG GTTTCCCGGCTCCAACAAATCGTCGCTCACAACAAGGGGGTTGCTCTG GCGTCGGGTATACCCGCCCACAGTGAGCTCTTGGATCAGATCGTCGCCCCGTCGAACAGCCGGCCTTCAGCCGCGAGATGGATGTTCTCCGTCTTTCAAGGCGTGGTTCGACTGCGGCTTCTCTCCGGCTTTTCAGC TTTGAAAGGTATCATGGTCGAGAGCAAACGCGAGCACACAGTCCGGTCCCTGCAGGACAGGTTCAACGAGATGCGCCTGAACGCGTATAACGACATGGTCAAGAGGATCAGCGCGACAAAGATCTTCTGTCTCCTGAG GATCTTATGGATGAAGTCCGCGTACGGATGCATGTTCTCTCTGATGACGAATGCGGCTGGCAAAAAACCAA TGAAAAATGCCCTGAGCGAGGCGTCACGGTATCTGGAACCAGCTCCGACAGAGCCATTCGCTCCCGACAACTTCCCCTTTCGAGTCGTTTCAGGAGAAGTGCAGCGAGTTCCCCTGGTCGGAGGGCCTGCGGTTATGGGTGGAAAGCCACTAGCACTCGGCGCCTATAAGAACGAGTCGTTTCTCAACAACGACGCGCCAATGGCGATGCAGCCGTACTACTACGGCCAACTTCCATCCGTACAACGGAAAAGACCACAGAACGTCTTCATTCCAATGCAAGAGAAGCCACCTATCCCGACAGGTTACGTGGGTCAAGGAAGCTACATGGATCAGCAGCTGACTCTAGGGGTGCCTTTTAGTGACTTGAGAGGCACGCAGTCTACGACGTTTCCGGTCTCGCACGGCACGCGTCTCAACGTGGCACCAAAAAATATCCCGACGGGTCCTTATTCACCTGGCTCGCCCGGAAAAATCGATGAGAAGGCCTCTGTTTTCCGAATGCGTACGGCTCAGCAAGATGTACAGAAAAGGCTCTGGGGTGGTCAAAATCACGAACTGACTGCCAGTGGCCTGGATCGCGTGGTTGTGGGGAAACCCATCAGCTAA